The Desulfovibrio fairfieldensis sequence GACGCTTGACGCGCGGCAACAGGGCGCGCACGCCCGGGTCGTCGCCGCAGACCACATTGATGCCGTAGAAAGGCACATTGTTCATGAACCGCACAAAGGCCGCGTCAATGGCCTCGCGGCTTTTGTAGTGGTCCAGATGATCCTCGTCCACATTGGTGACCACATTGATGATGGGCAGCAGGCAGAGAAAGGAGCCGTCGGATTCGTCGGCCTCGGCGATAAGGTAGTCGCCGTGGCCCAGATGGGCATTGGTGCCGTAGACGTTGAGGCGGCCGCCGATGATCACTGTGGGGTCCAACCCGGCGGTGTCGAAGATGGAGGCGGTCAGCGAGGTGGTGGTGGTCTTGCCGTGGGTGCCCGCAATGGCTATGCCCTGGCGCAGGCGCATGAGTTCGGCCAGCATTTCGGCGCGCGGGATGATGGCGATGTTCCTGCGGCGGCCTTCCACCAGTTCGGGATTGTCGTCGCCGATGGCCGTGGATTTGACCAGCACCTGCACGTCGCCCACGTTTTCGGCGGCATGGCCCACGGCCACGCGCGCGCCCAGCTCGCGCAGATGCCTGACCACCGCCGAATCGCTCAGATCCGAACCGGAAATCTCGTAGCCCTGATTGAGCAGCACCTCGGCAATGCCGCTCATGCCCGCGCCGCCGATGCCCACCATGTGAATGTGCCGGATTTTGCTGTTCATATCTCAAACCTTTAGAAAAAATCTAGATATTTTGCGGAGATGCCTCCGCCTTCAAATGAAGCAAATTCACCTTGCGATACGGTATGCTCTCGGGAAACGCCGATTGATGAACATTTTTGTTCTCTGCCGAGCAGGACGAACCGCGAGCGGAGGACGAAAAGCCCATTAATCAGCGTTCCCTAAGCTCGTCCGGCGGCCACCTCGGCCAACACATCGGCCACCCGCGCGGCGGCGTCGGGCCGGGCCGCGTCCAGCGCCGCGCGGGACATGCGCGCGCGGCCTTCGCTATCGGCCAGCATCCGCGGCAGCACGCGCTCCAGATCCTTGTCCCGCAACTCCCCTTCCGGCACCAGCAGGGCCGCGCCCGCCTTTTCCAGCACCTGGGCGTTGCGGGTCTGATGGTCGTGGACGGCATGGGGAAAAGGCACCAGCACAGCGGGCAGACCGGCGGCGCAGAGTTCGGCCACAGTGCTGGCTCCGGAACGGCACAACGCCAGATCCGCCCAGGCATAGGCCTCGGCCATGTCGTCAACAAAAGCCGTCACGCAGGCCGGATCATACCCGGCCTGGGCATAGGCCGCGCGCGTGGCGTCCTCATCCTTGAGGCCGCTCTGGTGGCGGATTTCCACTCCGGCCTCCCGCAGTGCGGGCAGAATTTCCGGCAAAAAGGCATTCAGGGCGCGCGCGCCCTGGGAGCCGCCCATGACCAGCAGCCGCCGCGTCCGCCGTTCTCGGGGCCGACGCCCCACCTCGCTCACGGCCCGGCGTACCGGATTGCCGGTGAGCACGCTTTTCTCCGGCGCAAAGCCCCTGGTGCCGGGCAGGGACAGGCAGATCACCCTTGCCAGGCGGGCCAGCGTGCGGTTGCTGGTTCCGGCCACGGCATTCTGTTCGTGCAGGATGCCGGGAATGCCCTGAAGACGGGCCGCCAGCATGGGCGCAAAGGCCGCGTAGCCGCCGAAACCGGCCACGGCCTGCGGCCTGAAACGACGCACAATGCCGAGAGCCTTCCAGACCGCCAGGGTCATGCGCGCGCCCGCGCCCACGGCCCGCAGTCCACGGCCCAGAAAGCCGCGCACCGGCAGCCCGGCAAAGGGAATCCCGGCCTGGGCGGCCAGACGCTGCTCGGGCCCATAGAGCGAACCCACGAACAGCAGGTCCGCGCGCGGATTCCGCCGCCGGATTTCCTCGGCCACGGCCAGGGCAGGAAAGATGTGGCCGCCGGTGCCCCCGGTGGTCAGGAGGATTTTGTCCACGAGTCGGCCGTCCTTGAAAAGTTCATGAGCAGGCCCACGCAGAGCATGGTAGCCAGCAGGTTACTGCCGCCGTAACTCATCAGCGGCATGGGCACGCCCTTGGGCGGGGCCACGCCCATGACCACGGCCAGATTCATCACCGCGCCCATGACCAGAATGGTGGTGATGCCGAAGGCCGTGAAGCGGTCGCGCAGATTGTGTTGTCCCATGATGATCTTGTAGCAGCGCCAGAACAGCAGGGCAAAAAGGATCATGACCACGGTCACGCCCACAAAGCCCATCTCCTCGGCCAGCACGGCCATGATGAAGTCGTTGTGCGCTTCGGGCAGATAGAACATCTTCTGTTTGCTGGCCCCTACGCCCACGCCGAAAAAGCTGCCCGAGCCGATGGCCAGCAGGGACTGCACCAACTGGTAGCCCGTATTGTGGGCGTCCTGGAAGGGATCCAGAAAAGCCAGCAGGCGGCGCAGCCGGTAGGGAGAGGCAATGGCCAGGGCCATGGCTCCGGCGCAGGCCAGGGCCAGGGAGAAAAAGAGATAGATGAAGCGGGTGCCCCCGGCCACGCACATGAAAAAGAGAATCCCGGCCAGGACAACGGCGCTGCCGAAATCCGGCTGCAGGAGAAGCAGGAAACAGAACAGGCCGGTCACCGCGAAAGGCGGAATGACGCCCCGGCTGAACGTTTTGATCAGCTCCTGCTTGGAGCTCATGAAATAGGCCAGATAGAGCGCCAGGGCGATTTTCACGAATTCCATGGGCTGCACGGAAACGGGACCCAGCGGAATCCAGCGCTTGGCGCCGTTGATGGCCGGGGCAAAGGGCGACAGGGTGATCAGCAAAAGCAGCAGCGAGAAAAACAGGGCCGGATACTGCAATTTGTACAACCACTCGCGCGGCAGCAGAGCCGCGCCCCAGAGGGCCACGCCGCCGCCCGCGGCAAAGAGCAGCTGACGCTTGAAAAAGTAGTATTTGTCGCCGTTGACCTGCTCGGCCACAATGCCGCTGGCAGAGAGCACCATGACCAGACCGATGGCTAGGATGGTCAGCATGATGGTGAACAGCCACCAGTCAAAGGGGGTGCCGGGACCCTTTTCCGTAGCCCTGGCAAAGGCGCTGCGGGTTTTGCTCTTCTTGGTTTCGGTAAAACTGTTTTTCATGCCAGTTTGCTCACAATGCGTTTGAAATCGTCGCCACGAGCCATGTAATTGTCGTAAAGGTCAAAACTGGAGGTGGCCGGAGCCAGCAGCACCACGTCGCCCTCTTGGGCGGACGCGGCCAGGGCGCGCACGGCCTCTTCCAGAACCGGATGCCAGCTTATGGGCGCAAGGCCCTGCCAGGCTGTTTCAAAGTATTCGCGGCTCGCGCCGAACAGGGCCACTTCCCTGACCCGCTCCCTGATCAGGCCGCCCAGGGCCGCCAGATCGCCGCCCTTGAACTTGCCGCCGCAGAGCAGCCGCAACGGCCGGTCAAAAGCCTGCAACGCCACCTTGAGGGACGAAACCGTGGTGCACTTGGAATCATTGACATAGAGCACGCCGCAACGCTCGCGCACCAGCTCCAGACGGTGCGGCAAAGGCTTGAAGCGGGCCACGGCGCGGGCGGCATTGGCTTCGCTGACGCCGAAAAAGCGGCAAGCCTGCCAGGCCGCCTCCTCATTAAATTTGTTGTGCGCGCCCGGCAAGCCGCCTTGCGGAAAACGCTCGCTCTCGCGCACCCAGACCCGTCGGGCCCTGAGATTGAACCCCTGCGCCGGGCCAT is a genomic window containing:
- the murC gene encoding UDP-N-acetylmuramate--L-alanine ligase — encoded protein: MNSKIRHIHMVGIGGAGMSGIAEVLLNQGYEISGSDLSDSAVVRHLRELGARVAVGHAAENVGDVQVLVKSTAIGDDNPELVEGRRRNIAIIPRAEMLAELMRLRQGIAIAGTHGKTTTTSLTASIFDTAGLDPTVIIGGRLNVYGTNAHLGHGDYLIAEADESDGSFLCLLPIINVVTNVDEDHLDHYKSREAIDAAFVRFMNNVPFYGINVVCGDDPGVRALLPRVKRPVLTYGFAADNHLRAVPLESGLRSRFEVWREDEKLGEVSLPQPGRHNILNALAAIGAAMEADIAFERCAQGLGGFGGVGRRFEFKGEKDGVTVVDDYGHHPAEIAATLATARQVFPGRRIVAAFQPHRFSRTQAHFGEFCKVFDQVDEVLLTEIYAASEKPIPGVSGQSLAQGVQQVSTTPVRYFQTLDALAQALPEVLRPGDVLLTLGAGSITRLGPAWLEGRGHA
- the murG gene encoding undecaprenyldiphospho-muramoylpentapeptide beta-N-acetylglucosaminyltransferase; amino-acid sequence: MDKILLTTGGTGGHIFPALAVAEEIRRRNPRADLLFVGSLYGPEQRLAAQAGIPFAGLPVRGFLGRGLRAVGAGARMTLAVWKALGIVRRFRPQAVAGFGGYAAFAPMLAARLQGIPGILHEQNAVAGTSNRTLARLARVICLSLPGTRGFAPEKSVLTGNPVRRAVSEVGRRPRERRTRRLLVMGGSQGARALNAFLPEILPALREAGVEIRHQSGLKDEDATRAAYAQAGYDPACVTAFVDDMAEAYAWADLALCRSGASTVAELCAAGLPAVLVPFPHAVHDHQTRNAQVLEKAGAALLVPEGELRDKDLERVLPRMLADSEGRARMSRAALDAARPDAAARVADVLAEVAAGRA
- the ftsW gene encoding putative lipid II flippase FtsW, whose amino-acid sequence is MKNSFTETKKSKTRSAFARATEKGPGTPFDWWLFTIMLTILAIGLVMVLSASGIVAEQVNGDKYYFFKRQLLFAAGGGVALWGAALLPREWLYKLQYPALFFSLLLLLITLSPFAPAINGAKRWIPLGPVSVQPMEFVKIALALYLAYFMSSKQELIKTFSRGVIPPFAVTGLFCFLLLLQPDFGSAVVLAGILFFMCVAGGTRFIYLFFSLALACAGAMALAIASPYRLRRLLAFLDPFQDAHNTGYQLVQSLLAIGSGSFFGVGVGASKQKMFYLPEAHNDFIMAVLAEEMGFVGVTVVMILFALLFWRCYKIIMGQHNLRDRFTAFGITTILVMGAVMNLAVVMGVAPPKGVPMPLMSYGGSNLLATMLCVGLLMNFSRTADSWTKSS